AGTCGACAAAAGGTCGGTTCTTTTCACTATCCGCAATTGTATCGATTGGTGTTGCGTTCTTTATTGGTGTTAGTGCCAGTGCACCGATGATGGCTGCTAGTGTTGATTCCTATGATGATAGTTACGATTTAAAGGACTTTACAATCTATTCAAATTATGGTTTTCAAGAGGATGATATAGAAGCTTTAAAGAAGGTAGACTCTGTACGTACAGTTGAGCCAGCTTACTTTGTAGATGAGATTGCGACAGATAGTAAGGGAACACAACTTGTGAGAATTCATTCTTATGATTCATCACATACAATCAATCGCTTTAAACTTGTAGAAGGACGTATGCCTGAAAATGACCATGAAGTTGTTGCGGAGCGAAATGGCAATATAAAGTCAGGCTTTGAAGTGGGAGATACAGTAAAACTATCACTTCCGGATGGTTCTCGAAGTGGTGTTTTGCCTGTTCAGGAAGTGACAGTTGTTGGTGTTATTGATACACCTCTATATCTAAATATGTCTAAAGAAACTAGTACGTTAGACAACTTACCAATTAATTCGTATCTATACATTCCTTCGACTGCGTTTGATTCTTCAAATTATTTAGAGCTAAATATCGTAACAGATGATGGCAAAAAACTATCTTCCTTCTCAGATTCATATGAAACGTATATTGCGGATGTAAAAAAGAAGATTGAAGAACTTGCGACAACGCAAGAAAAAATAACTGCACTCAAAATTAAAGAAGACGCAATGCGCGAGTATAACGATGGGATGCAGAAGTACATCGAGGGTACAAAGCAATATCAGGATGCGCTAGAAACATATCAAAAAGAAATTGCGGATGCCCAACAAAAATTATCCGATAGTAGAGCAAGTGTCTCTGCTGGGGAAGTGGAGATTGCTAACGCAAAAGAAAATCTAAATAATGCGCAGAATACTTTGAATACAGAAAAGGCTAATCGACAAGCAGAGATTGATAATCAACAGGCAATCATCAATCAAAACCGAGAGATACTACAATCCAGTCAACAAACTTTAAACAATCAAAAGGCTAGTCTTGAACAGAATGAACAGGATTTAACAAAGGCACTTGTTGCTTTACCAGATGCGATTCGTTTATATCAGACGGAAATTCAATTCCGTCAAGGAATTGAAAAGTTTGGAATTAGTGGATCAACGCAGTTAACGTTTTTAATAATGTTCCGAGAAGAGTTAAGGCCATTATGTGAAGCAATGTTTCCGGAAGGCTATACTGGTAAAACGGTTTCGGATTTACAAGCTGCTTTAGATAATCACTTACAACAAATTGACCAAAACTTCTCTTTAACCGCATCCACAAAGGAAGAACGGTTGGTTGAATTACAGAACTTACAAACACAATATACCGCTGACCTTGCGGATGTTCAGAATGCTTTAACGGTAACGATTCCTGCATCTCAACAACAAATTACTGATGGTTTGACGGCGATTGATCAAGCTCAACAACAACTGAGTCAAGGCCAAGCAACTTTAAATCAAAAGATTGCGGATGGTCAGGCTAAGATTACTGCGGGTTGGCAAGAAGTATATGCAAACGAAAATAAGTTAGCGGATGCTAGAGTGCAGATTGCAGATGGTGAAGCACAATTAAATACTGCAATTACAGAAGGTGCAAAGAAGTTAAATGATGCATTGGAAGAGTTGAATCTGTCTAAGGCAAAATTGACGGATGCTAAAAAGAAGATTGATGATTTAGCAGAAGGAGAGTGGACGATACTTGATCGTAAATCTCATTATGCAAGTGTGACTTTCAAGAATACGATTCACCAAATGGAGGCTATATCGCGAGTATTTCCAGTATTCTTCATCTTGGTAGCGGCACTTGTATGTCTAACGACAATGACACGTCTTGTTGAAGAACAACGTAATGAAATCGGTACTCTACGCGCACTTGGCTATACGAAATGGCAGTGTACATCAAAGTACCTATTCTATGCGATCTTCGCTACAATTATCGGTATTGTTGTGGGAAGTATTTTAGGACTTAGTTCGTTTCCGATTATTATTTATCATGCATGGAGAATGATGTATATCTTACCTCCAATTCATTTTGTAATACCTTCTGGGCTGATTGGTTTTACTGCAATACTTTTTATCTTTGCGATGAGTATTGCGACTTGGTTTGCATGCAAAGCAGATACACAGGATGTGCCATCACAACTGATGCGTCCAAAAGCACCACCAATGGGTAAGAAGACATTCTTGGAGAATATTCCATTGATTTGGAATCATCTTAGCTTTACAGATAAAGTAACCATGCGAAATATCTTCCGTTATAAGAAGCGTTTCTTTATGACAATTATTGGTGTAGCAGGATGTACTGCACTCATGTTAATTGGATTTGGTATTCGTGATTCTATTTCCAACATGGTTGATATTAACTTTAAAGAAATTATTCAATATGATGGCATGGTTAACTTTGAAGATGATGCAAGTGATCAAATCAAAGCAGAGGCACTAAAACAAATTCAATCAACTGAGAATGTTATGGATGCACAAGAGGGTTTTGTTTATACGACAAAAACATATGATGATAAAGTGGATGAGACTGCGACTGTTCATGTTTTTGATAAAGAGGATGTATGTCGGGAGTTTAACTTACGTACACGTGTAGGCCATAAACCAATTTCACTTACAGATGATGGTGTTATCATCAACGAGAAGTTAGCAGAGAATCTAGATGTTCATATTGGAGATAAGATTACAATCGAAGATGCGGAAGGAAGCCCACATGAGGTAAACGTCAGTGGTATCACTGAGATGTATGTCAATCACTTTGTTTTGATAAGTCGTAAATATTACAAAGAAGTATTTGGCAAAGATGCCGGTAGTAATACCGTCTATCTATCTACGACAGGTGATGATGTAGCTCAGAAGTTACTCGCAAATCATATTTCAACGATTCAAGGTGTTGAAGGCATTTCTTTATTCAATGGACAACTAGATAATTTCTATTCCATGGTTAAAGGTTTGAATGGAATTATTTGGGTGCTCATTTTCTCAAGTATGTTACTGGCGTTTGTTGTATTGAGTAATTTAATTACTGTTAACATCAGTGAAAGACAACGCGAGATTGCGACCTTGAAAGTTCTTGGCTTTAGAAGATCTGAGGTTAAGAAGTACATTTTTAAAGAAAACAATTTGCTTGCTGGAATCGGTGGTATCGTTGGAATTCCGGTAGGGATTGCGCTACATCGTTATATTATGCGTACGGTTGAGATGGACTATTTGATGTTTGGTAGAAATATCAAATGGATAAGTTTCTTATATGCATTTGTTTTAACGATACTATTTAGTGTGATTGTTAATTGTATGATGACCAAGAGATTAAATAGTATCCGTATGGTAGAGAGTCTAAAGAGTGTAGAATAATGAATTATACCTACATACTGGAATGTGAAGACCATACTTACTATACTGGTTGGACCAATGATTTAGAAAAAAGGTTTCAAGCCCATCTAAATGGAAAAGGGGCTAAGTATACAAAGTCACATCGTCCCTTACGCATCGCGTATTATGAAATGCATGTGACGAAGAAGGAAGCGATGCGAAGAGAGTGGAGGATCAAACAAATGACAAAGAAAGAAAAAGCACAGTTAATTAAAAGTCCATTAACAAATGTGGAATTATTTGATAAAGAGAAATTTAGGAGAGCAAAGTTTAACCGGGAATTACATATTCTCTATGCGCCAAGTAGTGGTAAGGTCATCATGGATATGAATGATGTGGCTGCGGAGATTTTATGCAAAGATGAAAAATTTATCGAATTACCTGTGCAAAACAATGAGGATTGGGAAACGCATGAACCAGTTATCAACCGTAATGGCGATTCTTTCTCAGTAAATATTGCTAGCGATGATCATCCGATGGATGGTAACCATCATATTGCCTTTGTGATTTTGCAATATGAAAAGGGTTATCGTGTTGTATATTTTGATGAAGGTGAAAAACCAGAAGTAAAGTTCTATCAAGATGAGCCAGTTATTGCGGTCTATGCATACTGTAATCAACATGGTCTTTGGTGCATTGAAGCATAACAAAGACATATTCAATTTACAGTGTGGCTGTGATACAATGGGAATGTTGAAAATTTGAAAAGTCGAGAACAGACAGAGGTTAGAAGAAAAATGGAAAAGTACAAGAAGAGTTGGGAATTTCATGGCCGTACATTGACAGTTGAAAACGGTGAAATTGCCAAGCAAGCAGGAGGTTCTGTAGTTATTCGTTATGCGGATACAACAGTACTGTCTACAGCAACAGCAAACAACCAAGCAAAGGATACAGATTTTTTCCCATTAACAGTTTTATATCAGGAAAAGATGTATGCTGCAGGTAAGATTCCTGGCGGATTTACACGTCGTGAAGGTAGACCGACAGAACATGCAACATTAACAGCGCGTTTAATTGATAGACCAATTCGTCCTTTATTCGCGGAAGGTTTCCGTAATGAAGTACAAATCGTTAATACAGTATTATCATGCGATCCAGACGCTAGTTCTGAGATGGCATCCTTATTTGGCTCATCATTAGCACTATGTATTTCAGATATTCCATTCAACGGACCGGTAGCTGGTGTAATGGTTGCGCGTGTCGATGGTGAATACATCATTAATCCAAGCGTTGAACAGGAAAAGAATTCTGATTTAAATGTAACAGTTGCTGGTACAAAGAATGCCATCAACATGGTCGAAGCAGGTGCTAAGGAAGTATCAGAAGAAGATATGCTCAAGGCCTTGATGATTGGTCATGATGCAATTAAGGAATTATGTGCAATTCAAGAAGAAGTTATCGCAGCGTGCGCAAAGGAAAAGATGGAAGTTTCTTTATATGAAATTAATCCCATTGTTAAGCAGTTGGTTGATGAAAAGGGTGCACAGCGTATTCGTGAAGCAGTTTCTATCAAGGGCAAACTTGAACGTTACGGCAAGATTGATGAATTGATTGCCGAAATGGAAGAAGAAGTTGCTAAGTTAGAATGGGAAGATGATAAGGCACGTGAGAAGGCTGTTAAACAAGCACATGAATATGGTGTTGAAGTTGAAGCAGGTGAAGTACGTCGTTTAATCTCTGAAGAAAAGATTCGTCCAGATGGACGTGGACTAGATGAACTTCGCCCGTTGGATTCACAGGTTGACTTACTACCACGTGTACACGGTTCTGCGATGTTCACTCGTGGTGAAACACAGGTATTATCTGTTACAACATTAGGTCCATTAAGCGATGCACAATTGATTGATGACTTAACAACAGAAACTGAAAAGAGATTCATGCACCAATATAACTTCCCACCATTCTCTGTTGGTGAAGTTGGACGTATGTCTTCTCCTGGACGTCGTGAAATTGGTCATGGTGCCCTTGGTGAAAGAGCTCTTTTACAGGTATTACCTACAGCAGAAGAGTTCCCATACGCAATTCGTACCTGTGCAGAAGTATTAGAATCAAATGGTTCATCTTCACAGGCAAGTATTTGTGCAGGCACAATGTCATTGATGGCTGCTGGTGTTCCTATTAAGGCGATGGTAGCTGGTGTGGCTATGGGTCTTATTACAGTTGGTGATACATACTCTATCTTGACAGATATTCAAGGTATGGAAGACCACTATGGAGACATGGACTTTAAGGTGGCTGGTACACGGAACGGTATCACTGCTTTACAGATGGATATCAAGGTAACTGGTATTTCTGAAGAAATCCTACGCGAAGCTTTAGCGCAAGCGCATAAGGGCCGTATGGAAATTTTAGACAATATGGAAACAGCAATCTCCACGCCACGTGATCACGTATCTGAATGGGCACCAAAGATGGCTCAGATGATGATTCCAGTAGAGAAGATTCGTGTTGTTATCGGTAAGGGCGGCGAACAGATTGATAAGATTATCGCTGCTTGTGATGGCATCAAGATAGATATCACAGATGATGGTAAATGCGTATTCTATCATACAAAACAGGACATGATTGATAAGGCAATGCAGATTGTTGGAGACTTGATTCGTGAAGCAAAGGTTGGCGACATTTATGATGCGACAGTATTAGAAGTACGTGAATCATTTGCCTTTGTAACATTGTTCCCAGGAACTGATGCATTACTCCACGTAAGTGAGCTTGCTTGGACTCGTGTAGAGAAGATTCAAGATGCATTACACGTAGGTGATGTAATTAGGGTTAAGGTTACTGGTGTTGATGCAACAGGTAAGGTTAAGGTTTCTGCTAAGGAATGTCTAGAAAAGCCAGAAGGCTATGTAGAACCAAAGAAGAACTTTAAACCACAAGGTAAAGCAAATTTCCATAAAAAACGCGAAGGTGCTAACGTGGAACGCAGAGTTTTCAGAAAAAAAGAAAACGCTGAATAATCAATAAAAGAAGGCGTACAGCCTTCTTTTTCGGAGGAAAAGTAACTATGCGTATGCGTAAAAAGAAATGGGCAGAACCATGGATTGAAGAACATCGTGATTTTGTCTATCAAAACCCAGTAGAAAATAAAGGCAAATGGAAACAATTACTACAACGCGAAACATTACATTTAGAGATTGGTACTGGTAAAGGTGGATATCTTAACGGCATGGCTAAACTTTATCCAAATGAAGCGTGGGTAGGAATTGAAAAAGATATTAGTGCGGGTGCAGTCGCTGCACGTCATGCAGTGGAAGAAGAAAATCCATTACTAGAGAATAAGCGTTTTATCATTGCCAATGCCGAACAACTACAGGAGTGGTTTGCGACTGGAGAGGTTGATGTGATTCATTTGAACTTTTCTGATCCATGGCCAAAGAAAGGCAATCATAAACGTCGTCTTAGCAGTGCGAAGTTTTTAGGGATGTATCGCGATATCTTAACAGAAGATGGATACATTCGCATGAAAACAGATAATAAAGATCTATTTGAAGATTCAGTGTTGTATTTCTTACAGAATGATTTTACACTCACAGAATTCTCTGTAGACTTCCGTCGCAAAGAACATGCGGAAGATGTCATTACAGAGTATGAAACACGCTTTATGGAACTTGGTCAACCAATTTATCAACTTTGTGCCAAGCCATGCAGACATAAATAAACTATGATACGATAATGCAAAGGGGTAAGATATGGGAAAGAAGATTTTAGCAATCCTATTATGTATTGTATTAACTGGTTGTACAAAGTCTAGTCAAGCCATGCAAGAAAGACTAGATCAAGAGATTGCAACAGTGAGTGCGTTACCTATCCCAAGTGCAAGTCATCGAAAACCATTCTATACTTACTATACAGAGCCATCGATTGGACATTATCGTTCAACCGAGACGTCAAATGAGTTTAGCTATCAATCCACAAAGTTTGTGATGAACCTAAACGTACAAGCAATTATGGATTCTTCAACTGATATTACGCAATCTATCTATACACAAAAGCCGATTGCGAAAAATACAGGAAGCTTTCAAAATATGCTAGATGAAACAGTAAGTTATGTATGCGAAATCTATCAGGTTGATCGTCATTATGCCGTATTTTTTACATCATCAGCAGTGAATTTGTTTGGGGTTTCAGATGTTGGCGGAGCAACAGAACTTGCGGGAAAAATGTACTCTATTGCTCGTAGTGTCGTTGTGCGTAAAGATGTTGTTCTACAAGTATATACACATGAAAGTGCTATCAATTATGAAGGGGAAGCAATCAATCTTTATAAGGATATTGCGCCTGAAGAGGGTACCTTGCAAGAACTAATTGAGGATAAGACACGAATCGATAATAAAAAAGATAAGAATAAAATAACTGATAATTGATGAAAACATACTTAAAACGCGTTATTTTATGATAAGATATAACTTAACAAGGAAAGAGAAATAGAATAAAATACTATTGTATATAAGAAAGGATAGACCTTATGCTCAAGAAATTACAAAACTTATTATTTGAGGATGATGATGAATTTGTAGAAGACAACACTGAAGCGGAACAAGTTTCAGCTTCTGCTCCAGTTAAACCTGCTGTACAACCGCAAGTAACTCCTGTAGAGGAGACAGCACAAATTCCAGTTAAGCCCGAGCCGGTTTCTGAGATTCCACCAGTACCAACAATTCCTGTTGAACCAGCACCTGTAAAGACATCCTCAGTATTTTTAGATAATGAACCTAAGAAGTCAACTATGATTAATCTTGATGATGAGGATAGCAAACCAGTAGAAAAGAAGCCAGCTGTTAAGTCTGAAGTAAAACGTGAAGAGGTTAAGCCTTCTAAGGAATACCGTTTTAATCCGGTTATCAGTCCTATTTTCGGTATTGATGAAAAAGATATGGATGCTGTAAAGACAACTACTTCTAAACTTACTGAGAAGGAAAAGGCTAAGTTTGAAAAGAATGTTACACCAATTCTTTCACCTATGTATGGCATCGCTGTTGAAAAGCCAGTTAAGCCAGTTGTGAAGGTTGAAGAATCTGTTATGACTGAGACAGTGAAGAAGAGTGAGCCTGTAAAGATTCCATCACCAACAATTGAGGATGAGATTCCAGAATTCTCATTGGATGATATTCTCAGCACTCGTGATCAAGAACCAAAGCAGGAAGAGGATGATTTGTTTGGTTCAACAGCAACTTCTGAATTTGATTTTGGTAATGATGACCAATTATTCCCAAATCTAAGCTTTGGTGATTTGGAAAAAGAAACTGCTGAAGATAGCACAACGATTATCTCTCGTTCAAGTTTGAACGATCATAGTTCACATAAATAGTTAATCAAAACGGTCGTTAATGTTTGAAAGAGATTCGCTTTCGATGTCGACCGTTTATTTTTTGGAGGTCTTATGGAAAGATATACATTAGATTTTAATAAGCCAGTACATATCTTCTTTATTGGTATTGGTGGTATCAGTATGAGTGGTCTTGCAAAAGTGTTGGCAGATCGTGGTTTTCAGGTAAGTGGATCTGATAACCATGAAACAGAACTAACGAAGATGCTAGAACAACATGGTGCGAAAGTATTCTACGGTGGTCAAAAGGCGGAGAATATTACAGATGATATTGATGTAGTTGTATACACAGCTGCGATTCATCCAGATAATCCTGAATATGTGTCAAGCGTAGAAAAGAAAATTCCTATGATGACACGTGCAGAACTACTTGGCGAACTTATGGAAAACTACAAGCACAGTATCGCTGTCAGTGGTACACATGGTAAGACTACTACAACATCTATGTTGAGCTATATCTTGATGGCAGCTAATACAGATCCAACAATTAGTCTTGGTGGTATGCTTGCACATATTGGTGGCAATATTCGTGTCGGAAGAGGACAAACATTCTTAACGGAAGCTTGTGAATACACAAATAGTTTCTTAGAGCTTAAACCACTTGTTGGAATCATCTTAAACGTTGAAGCAGATCACTTAGACTTCTTTAAGGATTTAGATGATATTCGTTTATCGTTTAGAAGGTTTGCATCTGGCATCAAAGAGGGTGGAACACTCGTTATCAATCATAGTATTCAAGATAAAGAATATATTATTGGTGATTTTAAAGGTACAGTCATTACTTTTGGCGAAGATGGTGATATGCATGCAAGGAATATTGCATATGATGCATTAGGAAACCCTGGCTTTGAGGTATATTACAAGGATGAAAAACTGGGTGATGTACAACTACTCGTTCCAGGTAAGCATAATGTAGATAATGCATTGGCTGCGATTGCGACTGCATATAGCATCGGTATTGATTTTACTGCAATTAAACAAGGTCTAGTAAGCTATAGTGGTGTTGATCGTCGGTTCCAATATAAAGGTAAGTGTAATGGTGCAACAATCATCGATGACTATGCACATCATCCCCAGGAAATTGAAGCAACACTCAATGCCGCAAAACATTACCCACATAAAAAGTTGTATGTTGTATTCCAACCACATACGTATTCACGCACAATTGCGTTATTACCGGAATTCGCAAAGGCATTAGAGAATGCGGATGTCGTAATACTTGCGGAAATCTACGCAGCCCGTGAAGTGAATACAACAGGTGTTAGTGCAGAAGATATCTCGAAGTTAATGAATCAAAGTAAAGTAACATCATTCTACTTACCAACTTTTGAGGAAATTGTAGATTATCTACGTAGCCATCTTGAAGAAGGTGACCTATGTATTACCATGGGTGCTGGGAATGTCACAGATATTGGACCAAAATTAGTGAAATAACATTTAGCCGGTTGGATAAAACCAATCGGTTTTTGTTTTGTTGATGATAATCGTCAAACATCATATAATGAACATAAATAAAAGTAATACCATCCTTAGATTGCATTCATTCTCACTTAATATAGGAGGATTTATGAAATATAAAGTCTTTGAGTATGCAGGATATATCTGTATTTTAGTGTCTTATATCATTGCGACTTTAGCCCAGAGGGCAGAAGGTGTTTTTGTGGTGATTGGATTAGTTGCTTCATTAGGATTGTTGTTAGGTTCTATTATTTGCTATGTGTTATATCGCAAATATAATCCAAATAAAACTACGATATTCAAAAATAAAGCGGAACTTTTGATTCTTGTAATTCCTTTCATAATTGTGATTTTAGTACTGATATCGCTACGTAAATAATGAATCTAGTTTTATGTAGATAATTGCATCAAATACTTCAAATATAGTACTAAAAATAGAAATATCTGATTTATTAGTATTTTTTCGAAAGCGCATTCTATTATTGAAAACTTTTTCATAAATGACTATAATGTTGGAAAGAGGTAATCAATATGGATCAATTGATACAGGATTTACAAATCGTATGTACACAACTATTACCAATCATAGGAGCGGTAGTTTTGGTCTTTTTGTGTATCCTATTACGAAAGGTGTGGCAGACAGTCGATGTTTTAAGGAAAACAATCGAAGGTTTGGATCCTACACTACGTTTAGTAGATAAGAGTATCGAGAAGGTTCAAGCACCGCTAGATACTGTTGCCAAATACAGCAAAACCTTTGATAAGGTTCATGACAAGACATCTGCTGCGATTGGCAAGATGACAGATTTTGCAAATGATAAGTTAGATTCTTTAAAAGAAACAATCAAAACTGGTGTAAATCCAGAGGATGATCTTCCTGCTCAAGTTCAGGAAGTTGAAAAGGAGACTACAAATGGCTGATGAATTAAAGAAAGATGAAAAATCTACATTCAACGAGTTTGATGACAGCACTGAGCCTATTGAATCAATTCAAAAGACTGTTGAGGATCTCAAACGTAAAATTCAAGAATTAAGTACGGAAGAAGAAGGAAAGACTACAACTGAAGAAACTTCTGAAAAGGAAGATGAACAGTTTAAGATTCCTGATTTTATTGCACCGCATGCGGAAACATTACAGCAGATGAAAGATACAACTGTTAAGACTTTTAATACGGTCAAAGAGGAAGTTGTCGATAAGACAAAGAAGGCGGCGTCTGTCGTAAAGGAAAAGGCAGAAAAGCTCAATGAAAACGAAGATATTCGTAAAACATTAGATTATATTAAAAAGAATGCAACTAAGGCTTATGATACAGCGATGATTAAACTTGATGAGATTAAGCAAGAACCTAAAGTGAAGGAAGTATCTGATAAAGCAAGCGATGCTTATCAACAAGCCAAGGATTATATCGTACCTAAGACAAAAGAAATCACAAATGTTATCAAGGATACAACGCAAAAGACAATTACAAAGGTAAATGATTTTGTAAATCGTCCAGATGTGCAGGATACGATACAAAAAGTGAAGGATACTACAAAAAAAGCTGTAGATAAGAGTATTGAAACAGTAAGAAATATGATTCATTCAAAGGATGAGAAGTAGGAGGTATACGATGAAACGAGTAACAATCTACGATGTCGCTAAAGAAGCTGGCGTTTCGCTGGCTACTGTTTCCCGTGTAATCAACGGTTCAAACGTTGTAAAAGCACCTACAAAGGAACGTGTTGAAGCTGCTGTTGAAAAGTTAGGTTATAAACCAAATGCGATTGCACAGGGTCTTGCGTTACAGAAGTCTACTTCTATCGGTTTGGTAGTTCCTGAAGCTAGTTTTACTTATACTGGTCAAGTGATTAATGGTTTGATTGATGTAGCTAAGATTTATAACTACAATATCATGTTACATACAATCACAGCTGGTATTACAGATATCAATACTGTGATTGAGGATATTATCAAGTCACATGTGGATGGTGTTGTTATCTTCAACGATAAGCTGGTTGCTGGTGATATGGATGCGCTAAGCAAGTACAATATCCCAATCGTTGTCATTGGTAACAAGATTAATGGTAAGGGTATTAGTAGTGTTTATGTCGATATCAAGAAGGCTGTCTTTGAACTTGTTTCGAAGTTCTTAGAAGAGGGTAAAGATAATATTGGTATTTTAGAAGACCGTAAGAATCCACAGCAGTATGAGAAGATGGTTACTGGTGCAAAGAAAGCATATGAAGCTCGTGGTAAGAAGTTTACTGGAGCAATCTCTATTCCTTCTGATGCACGTACATCTTATGCATTCTTATCGAAGTGGATGAAAGACCATCGTTATGATGTTGTTATTGCAAATAGAGATTCCCAATGCTTCGCATTGTTAAACGCAAGTAGAGAAAATAATATTTCTATTCCGGACGAAATGGAAGTTGTATGTGTGCTTGATACGAAGTATAATTCCATGGTACGTCCACAGATTTCTAGTTTCTCCATTCCTTCCTATGACTTAGGCGCTGTTTCTATGCGTGTCATGACAAAGTTATTACAGAACGAAGAAGAAAGTCACGAAGAAAAGGGCGAAAGCATTGAATTAAGTTATCTGTTTACTCCAAGACAGACAACAAAGAACTAAAAGCGTTGAATAGAATGAGTAGTCACATGTATGCATGTGTAGAGAGATTCCGGTTGGTGAAAGGAATTTTGTATTGGTGATGAATACATCTAGGAGCTGTTTATCTCAAAAGGTAAACCGTTACTCTGCGTTAAAGAGAAATGAGTGTACGATGATTCGTAAACTAAGGTGGTACCGCGCTGAGGCGTCCTTAGAAATATGGGCGTCTTTTATTATGGCGCTAGGAAAGGATTAGTATATGAATTTTATTGAAGAATTACAGTGGCGTGGCTTAGTCAAAGATTGCACAGACAAGGAAGGACTAGGTGAACAGCTTAAGAATCCAACAACGATTTATTGTGGATTTGATCCAACAGCAGATTCTCTCCATGTAGGACACTTACAACAAATCCTATTATTACGTCGTTACCAGTTACAAGGACATCAACCAATCGCATTATGCGGTGGCTTTACAGGTATGATTGGTGATCCACGTCCTACAACGGAAAGAAAGCTTTTAACACATGAAGAAGTACTTCATAATGCTGAATGCATCCGTGAACAGCTTGCTAAGTTTTTATCCTTTGAAGGCTCTAACGCAGCTATTATGGAAAACAATAATAACTGGCTGGGTGAGATGCATTTATTGGACTTCTTACGTGACTATGGTAAGTTATTTAACATCTCTTACATGTTACAGAAGGATACAATCAAGAAGAGATTAGATTCTGGCATTTCTTATACAGAATTTAGTTATACGATCTTACAGTCTATCGACTGGTATAACTTATTTAAGAAGTACAACTGTCAGATTCAAATTGGTGGTTCTGACCAATGGGGTAACTTAACTTCTGGTATGGAGCTTATTCGTAAGATGGAGGGTGATAATGCGAAGGTATTTGGTATTACTTCACCATTAATTACAAAGAGTGATGGTTCTAAGTTTGGTAAATCAGAAGGTAAGAATATCTGGTTAGATCCAGCTCGTACAAATGCGTATGAATTCTACCAGTTCTGGTTGA
This genomic window from Solobacterium moorei contains:
- the tyrS gene encoding tyrosine--tRNA ligase, with translation MNFIEELQWRGLVKDCTDKEGLGEQLKNPTTIYCGFDPTADSLHVGHLQQILLLRRYQLQGHQPIALCGGFTGMIGDPRPTTERKLLTHEEVLHNAECIREQLAKFLSFEGSNAAIMENNNNWLGEMHLLDFLRDYGKLFNISYMLQKDTIKKRLDSGISYTEFSYTILQSIDWYNLFKKYNCQIQIGGSDQWGNLTSGMELIRKMEGDNAKVFGITSPLITKSDGSKFGKSEGKNIWLDPARTNAYEFYQFWLNTPDADIVDYLKRLSFHTPEEIMGYEESLKNAPEKREGQKVLAAELTELVHGKDGLKKALRITETFFKGDIMTLSPEEMKEGLADAKKAAVEDGVTLIDALVTAEVCKSKSEARKLIEQGSVSVNGNKVTDIQAVLHQSEAINQEFSILKKGKKNYFVLTF
- a CDS encoding LacI family DNA-binding transcriptional regulator, with the protein product MKRVTIYDVAKEAGVSLATVSRVINGSNVVKAPTKERVEAAVEKLGYKPNAIAQGLALQKSTSIGLVVPEASFTYTGQVINGLIDVAKIYNYNIMLHTITAGITDINTVIEDIIKSHVDGVVIFNDKLVAGDMDALSKYNIPIVVIGNKINGKGISSVYVDIKKAVFELVSKFLEEGKDNIGILEDRKNPQQYEKMVTGAKKAYEARGKKFTGAISIPSDARTSYAFLSKWMKDHRYDVVIANRDSQCFALLNASRENNISIPDEMEVVCVLDTKYNSMVRPQISSFSIPSYDLGAVSMRVMTKLLQNEEESHEEKGESIELSYLFTPRQTTKN
- the murC gene encoding UDP-N-acetylmuramate--L-alanine ligase; this translates as MERYTLDFNKPVHIFFIGIGGISMSGLAKVLADRGFQVSGSDNHETELTKMLEQHGAKVFYGGQKAENITDDIDVVVYTAAIHPDNPEYVSSVEKKIPMMTRAELLGELMENYKHSIAVSGTHGKTTTTSMLSYILMAANTDPTISLGGMLAHIGGNIRVGRGQTFLTEACEYTNSFLELKPLVGIILNVEADHLDFFKDLDDIRLSFRRFASGIKEGGTLVINHSIQDKEYIIGDFKGTVITFGEDGDMHARNIAYDALGNPGFEVYYKDEKLGDVQLLVPGKHNVDNALAAIATAYSIGIDFTAIKQGLVSYSGVDRRFQYKGKCNGATIIDDYAHHPQEIEATLNAAKHYPHKKLYVVFQPHTYSRTIALLPEFAKALENADVVILAEIYAAREVNTTGVSAEDISKLMNQSKVTSFYLPTFEEIVDYLRSHLEEGDLCITMGAGNVTDIGPKLVK
- the trmB gene encoding tRNA (guanosine(46)-N7)-methyltransferase TrmB is translated as MRMRKKKWAEPWIEEHRDFVYQNPVENKGKWKQLLQRETLHLEIGTGKGGYLNGMAKLYPNEAWVGIEKDISAGAVAARHAVEEENPLLENKRFIIANAEQLQEWFATGEVDVIHLNFSDPWPKKGNHKRRLSSAKFLGMYRDILTEDGYIRMKTDNKDLFEDSVLYFLQNDFTLTEFSVDFRRKEHAEDVITEYETRFMELGQPIYQLCAKPCRHK